One stretch of Mus pahari chromosome 5, PAHARI_EIJ_v1.1, whole genome shotgun sequence DNA includes these proteins:
- the Rev1 gene encoding DNA repair protein REV1 isoform X4 — MGRIDTLTTWLSAEDSYVISSLFSFLSRQVGIKNGMFFGYAKQLCPNLQAVPYDFHACREVAQAMYETLASYTHSIEAVSCDEALIDVTDILAETKLSPEEFAAALRTEIKDKTKCAASVGIGSNILLARMATKKAKPDGQYHLQPDEVDDFIRGQLVTNLPGVGRSMESKLASLGIKTCGDLQCLTMAKLQKEFGPKTGQMLYRFCRGLDDRPVRTEKERKSVSAEINYGIRFTQPKEAEAFLLSLSEEIQRRLEAAGMKGKRLTLKIMVRKPGAPVETAKFGGHGICDNIARTVTLDQATDSAKTIGKATLNMFHTMKLNISDMRGVGIQVHQLVPANSNPSTCSSRPSAQSSLFSGWPHSVRDLFQLQKAKKPAEEEQKEVLLGAVDMEVSSTSRACGLPSPLSAHLAASVSPDANSGECSRKWNGLHSPVSGPSRLNLSIEVPSPSQIDQSVLEALPPDLREQIEQVYAAQQGEPRGKKKEPVNGCSSGVLPHPVGTVLLQIPEPQEPSNSDTRISVIALPAFSQVDPDVFAALPAELQKELKAAYDQRQRQGEDTTHQQPASTSVPKNPLLQLKPPAMKDKRNKRKNPIGSPRKSPLKNKLLSSPAKYLPGAYGSPQKLMDGFLQHEGMASERPLEEVSASTPGAQDLSSLPPGHTSCFRPVAPNLAGAVEFSDVKTLLKEWITTISDPMEEDILQVVRYCTDLIEEKDLEKLDLVIKYMKRLMQQSVESVWNMAFDFILDNVQVVLQQTYGSTLKVT, encoded by the exons ATGGGGAGAATTGACACACTTACTACTTGGTTGTCAGCTGAGGACTCCTATGtaatctcttctttgttttctttcctttctagacAAGTTGGCATTAAGAACGGAATGTTTTTTGGATATGCTAAACAGTTGTGTCCTAATCTGCAAGCTGTTCCATATGATTTTCATGCATGCAGGGAAGTTGCCCAAGCAATGTATGAAACACTGGCAAG CTACACACACAGCATTGAGGCTGTCAGTTGTGATGAAGCACTGATTGACGTCACTGACATCCTTGCAGAGACTAAACTTTCTCCTGAGGAGTTTGCAGCTGCCCTCCGTACTGAAATCAAAGACAAGACTAAATGTGCTGCCTCTGTTGGAATTG GTTCTAATATTCTTCTTGCTAGAATGGCAACTAAAAAAGCAAAGCCTGATGGTCAGTACCACCTGCAGCCAGATGAAGTAGACGATTTCATCAGAGGGCAGCTCGTCACTAACCTGCCGG GAGTTGGGCGTTCAATGGAATCTAAGCTTGCATCTTTGGGGATTAAGACTTGTGGAGATTTGCAGTGTTTGACAATGGCAAAACTCCAGAAAGAATTTGGCCCCAAGACAGGGCAGATGCTGTATAGGTTCTGCCGAGGTTTGGATGATAGACCtgttagaacagagaaggaacGAAAATCTGTTTCAGCTGAGATCAACTATGGAATAAGGTTCACCCAG CCCAAAGAAGCAGAAGCTTTCCTTCTGAGTCTTTCAGAAGAAATTCAAAGACGACTTGAAGCTGCTGGCATGAAGGGCAAACGCCTGACTCTGAAAATCATGGTACGGAAGCCAGGGGCCCCTGTAGAAACTGCAAAATTTGGAGGCCATGGAATTTGTGATAACATCGCCAG GACTGTAACTCTGGACCAGGCAACAGATAGTGCAAAAACAATTGGGAAAGCTACTCTAAACATGTTTCATACAATGAAACTAAATATATCGGATATGAGAGGG GTTGGTATTCAAGTTCATCAGTTGGTTCCTGCTAATTCAAATCCTTCCACATGTTCAAGTCGTCCATCAGCTCAGTCAAGCCTCTTCTCTGGTTGGCCACATTCTGTCCGTGATCTCTTCCAACTTCAGAAAGCTAAGAAACCCGCAGAAGAGGAGCAAAAGGAAG TGCTTCTAGGTGCTGTGGATATGGAAGTATCCTCCACCTCTAGAGCTTGTGGTTTACCGTCTCCGCTTTCTGCACATCTGGCAGCTAGTGTCAGTCCTGATGCTAACAGCGGAGAGTGTTCCAGGAAATGGAATGGCCTGCACTCTCCTGTCAGTGGACCATCAAGGCTGAACCTCAGTATAGAGGTCCCATCACCATCCCAG ATTGACCAGTCTGTTTTAGAAGCGCTCCCACCTGATCTCCGGGAACAAATAGAACAAGTTTATGCCGCTCAGCAAGGAGAGCCAcgtggaaagaagaaagaaccagTGAACGGCTGCAGTTCCGGGGTGTTGCCACATCCTGTTGGCACAGTTTTATTACAGATCCCAGAGCCTCAAGAACCTAGTAATAGTGACACCAGGATTAGCGTCATTGCCCTTCCAGCATTCTCACAA GTGGACCCTGATGTCTTTGCTGCCCTTCCTGCTGAGCTTCAAAAGGAGCTGAAAGCAGCATATGATCAAAGACAAAGGCAGGGAGAGGACACTACTCATCAGCAGCCAGCCAGTACATCTG TGCCAAAGAATCCTTTACTTCAGCTAAAGCCACCAGCAATGAAAGACAAGAGGAACAAGAGGAAGAACCCCATTGGTTCTCCCAGAAAGAGTCCTTTGAAAAATAAGCTGCTCAGCAGTCCTGCAAAATATCTGCCAGGGGCATATGGGAGCCCCCAGAAGTTAATGGATGGTTTTCTACAACATGAAGGAATGGCTTCGGAGAGACCCCTG GAAGAAGTTTCGGCTTCCACCCCTGGTGCACAGGACCTATCTAGCTTACCACCGGGCCACACCAGCTGTTTTAGACCAGTAGCACCCAACCTAGCTGGAGCTGTGGAATTCAGCGATGTGAAGACCTTGCTCAAAGAGTGGATCACTACTATCTCAG ATCCGATGGAAGAAGACATCCTGCAGGTTGTGAGATACTGCACTGACCTCATAGAGGAGAAAGATTTGGAAAAATTGGATCTTgttataaaatacatgaaaag GTTGATGCAGCAGTCGGTGGAGTCTGTATGGAACATGGCGTTTGACTTTATTCTTGACAATGTTCAGGTGGTTTTACAGCAGACGTATGGAAGCACACTGAAAGTGACCTGA
- the Rev1 gene encoding DNA repair protein REV1 isoform X3, with protein MFFGYAKQLCPNLQAVPYDFHACREVAQAMYETLASYTHSIEAVSCDEALIDVTDILAETKLSPEEFAAALRTEIKDKTKCAASVGIGSNILLARMATKKAKPDGQYHLQPDEVDDFIRGQLVTNLPGVGRSMESKLASLGIKTCGDLQCLTMAKLQKEFGPKTGQMLYRFCRGLDDRPVRTEKERKSVSAEINYGIRFTQPKEAEAFLLSLSEEIQRRLEAAGMKGKRLTLKIMVRKPGAPVETAKFGGHGICDNIARTVTLDQATDSAKTIGKATLNMFHTMKLNISDMRGVGIQVHQLVPANSNPSTCSSRPSAQSSLFSGWPHSVRDLFQLQKAKKPAEEEQKEVLLGAVDMEVSSTSRACGLPSPLSAHLAASVSPDANSGECSRKWNGLHSPVSGPSRLNLSIEVPSPSQIDQSVLEALPPDLREQIEQVYAAQQGEPRGKKKEPVNGCSSGVLPHPVGTVLLQIPEPQEPSNSDTRISVIALPAFSQVDPDVFAALPAELQKELKAAYDQRQRQGEDTTHQQPASTSVPKNPLLQLKPPAMKDKRNKRKNPIGSPRKSPLKNKLLSSPAKYLPGAYGSPQKLMDGFLQHEGMASERPLEEVSASTPGAQDLSSLPPGHTSCFRPVAPNLAGAVEFSDVKTLLKEWITTISDPMEEDILQVVRYCTDLIEEKDLEKLDLVIKYMKRLMQQSVESVWNMAFDFILDNVQVVLQQTYGSTLKVT; from the exons ATGTTTTTTGGATATGCTAAACAGTTGTGTCCTAATCTGCAAGCTGTTCCATATGATTTTCATGCATGCAGGGAAGTTGCCCAAGCAATGTATGAAACACTGGCAAG CTACACACACAGCATTGAGGCTGTCAGTTGTGATGAAGCACTGATTGACGTCACTGACATCCTTGCAGAGACTAAACTTTCTCCTGAGGAGTTTGCAGCTGCCCTCCGTACTGAAATCAAAGACAAGACTAAATGTGCTGCCTCTGTTGGAATTG GTTCTAATATTCTTCTTGCTAGAATGGCAACTAAAAAAGCAAAGCCTGATGGTCAGTACCACCTGCAGCCAGATGAAGTAGACGATTTCATCAGAGGGCAGCTCGTCACTAACCTGCCGG GAGTTGGGCGTTCAATGGAATCTAAGCTTGCATCTTTGGGGATTAAGACTTGTGGAGATTTGCAGTGTTTGACAATGGCAAAACTCCAGAAAGAATTTGGCCCCAAGACAGGGCAGATGCTGTATAGGTTCTGCCGAGGTTTGGATGATAGACCtgttagaacagagaaggaacGAAAATCTGTTTCAGCTGAGATCAACTATGGAATAAGGTTCACCCAG CCCAAAGAAGCAGAAGCTTTCCTTCTGAGTCTTTCAGAAGAAATTCAAAGACGACTTGAAGCTGCTGGCATGAAGGGCAAACGCCTGACTCTGAAAATCATGGTACGGAAGCCAGGGGCCCCTGTAGAAACTGCAAAATTTGGAGGCCATGGAATTTGTGATAACATCGCCAG GACTGTAACTCTGGACCAGGCAACAGATAGTGCAAAAACAATTGGGAAAGCTACTCTAAACATGTTTCATACAATGAAACTAAATATATCGGATATGAGAGGG GTTGGTATTCAAGTTCATCAGTTGGTTCCTGCTAATTCAAATCCTTCCACATGTTCAAGTCGTCCATCAGCTCAGTCAAGCCTCTTCTCTGGTTGGCCACATTCTGTCCGTGATCTCTTCCAACTTCAGAAAGCTAAGAAACCCGCAGAAGAGGAGCAAAAGGAAG TGCTTCTAGGTGCTGTGGATATGGAAGTATCCTCCACCTCTAGAGCTTGTGGTTTACCGTCTCCGCTTTCTGCACATCTGGCAGCTAGTGTCAGTCCTGATGCTAACAGCGGAGAGTGTTCCAGGAAATGGAATGGCCTGCACTCTCCTGTCAGTGGACCATCAAGGCTGAACCTCAGTATAGAGGTCCCATCACCATCCCAG ATTGACCAGTCTGTTTTAGAAGCGCTCCCACCTGATCTCCGGGAACAAATAGAACAAGTTTATGCCGCTCAGCAAGGAGAGCCAcgtggaaagaagaaagaaccagTGAACGGCTGCAGTTCCGGGGTGTTGCCACATCCTGTTGGCACAGTTTTATTACAGATCCCAGAGCCTCAAGAACCTAGTAATAGTGACACCAGGATTAGCGTCATTGCCCTTCCAGCATTCTCACAA GTGGACCCTGATGTCTTTGCTGCCCTTCCTGCTGAGCTTCAAAAGGAGCTGAAAGCAGCATATGATCAAAGACAAAGGCAGGGAGAGGACACTACTCATCAGCAGCCAGCCAGTACATCTG TGCCAAAGAATCCTTTACTTCAGCTAAAGCCACCAGCAATGAAAGACAAGAGGAACAAGAGGAAGAACCCCATTGGTTCTCCCAGAAAGAGTCCTTTGAAAAATAAGCTGCTCAGCAGTCCTGCAAAATATCTGCCAGGGGCATATGGGAGCCCCCAGAAGTTAATGGATGGTTTTCTACAACATGAAGGAATGGCTTCGGAGAGACCCCTG GAAGAAGTTTCGGCTTCCACCCCTGGTGCACAGGACCTATCTAGCTTACCACCGGGCCACACCAGCTGTTTTAGACCAGTAGCACCCAACCTAGCTGGAGCTGTGGAATTCAGCGATGTGAAGACCTTGCTCAAAGAGTGGATCACTACTATCTCAG ATCCGATGGAAGAAGACATCCTGCAGGTTGTGAGATACTGCACTGACCTCATAGAGGAGAAAGATTTGGAAAAATTGGATCTTgttataaaatacatgaaaag GTTGATGCAGCAGTCGGTGGAGTCTGTATGGAACATGGCGTTTGACTTTATTCTTGACAATGTTCAGGTGGTTTTACAGCAGACGTATGGAAGCACACTGAAAGTGACCTGA